A window of Fusobacterium sp. IOR10 genomic DNA:
TTTCTTCATCATAATATTTAAATATTTCCAAAATAGATCTAGATGTTGTCTTATAGGTGAACCTAGCTTTAAATAGTATGTCATTTAAATAAGCATATTCTTCCTCAGTATACCTGTATCCAAACATCTTCTTTATCTTTCCTTGACTTTTTCTTCCACTTCTCCCTTTCGCTCCAGCCATATCTAACCTCCAAACACATTTAAATAAAACTTTAATTATTTTTTGTTGAACTTAAAATCTTTTTAAATTAGTATATCATATTTTCAAAAAAAATCAACTTTGGAATAAAAATTTTTTATTTTATTACAAATATTTCTTTTAATTTTTTCATATTTCCCCTACTAATTGGTATCTTATCGTCTAATATTTCTAGCTTTATATAATAGCTACCATTGAACCACGCATCAATTTCCACTATTTTGTTTAAATTCACTATATATGATCTATGACATCTATAAAACTTATCCCCAGGTAAAATTTCCTCAAATTTTGATAATTTTAATTTGGAAACATAGGATTTTTCCTCTGTATGAATTATACATTCCTTATCTAAAACTTCAATAAAGTAAATTTCATTTAGAAAAATAATTTTTAATTTATCCCCGTCATGTACAGCTATTTTTTTCACTGTAAAATTATTGTTTCCTAGCTTTTCCTTTTTCTCCCAAAGTAGATCCAATATAACCTTATCAATTCTTTCCTCTGAATAGGGTTTTAATATATAATCAAAGGCTTTTATTTCAAAAGCATCTATAGCATGCTCTTTATATGCTGTTATAAAAATAATTTTTATATCACTTTTTAACTTAATTAATAATTTAGCTAAACTAACCCCATCAATACTTGGCATATTTATATCTAAAAATATAACATCCACTTCATTTTTATTTTGAAAATATTTTAAGGCCTCCAATGGATTATCAAATTCCTTTTTTAAGCTTAGTTCTTCCCATTTTTTCAAGAAATATTTTAATTCTTCCCTAGCTGGCATTTCATCTTCAACTATTATATAATTCAACATTTTTTCTCCTTATTTATTCACATTTTATTTGAAAGGATATTTCAGTTCCTTGATTTAATTTCTTTATTTCAAGACCTTTTCCGTAAATTAATTTCAGTCTATTATGAACATTTTTAAGTCCTATACCCTTCCCTTGTTTATCATCATTTATTTTCTTTACAACATCCTCATCAATTCCAACTCCATCATCCTTTATCTTTATATTTAATAACTTTTTGTCAAAGAAATTTATTTCAATTATAACTGTTCCCCCTTGGGGATTTTTCAGGATTCCATGTTTTATGCTATTTTCCACTAGAGGCTGTATTATTAAACTAGGAATTTTTAAATTAAAGGAAGCTTTATCTATATTATACTCAATATTTATCTTATTTCCAAATC
This region includes:
- a CDS encoding LytTR family DNA-binding domain-containing protein, with product MLNYIIVEDEMPAREELKYFLKKWEELSLKKEFDNPLEALKYFQNKNEVDVIFLDINMPSIDGVSLAKLLIKLKSDIKIIFITAYKEHAIDAFEIKAFDYILKPYSEERIDKVILDLLWEKKEKLGNNNFTVKKIAVHDGDKLKIIFLNEIYFIEVLDKECIIHTEEKSYVSKLKLSKFEEILPGDKFYRCHRSYIVNLNKIVEIDAWFNGSYYIKLEILDDKIPISRGNMKKLKEIFVIK